AAATGGCTCGCTATTGCGCCGAAGGTCATTCTGCTTGACGAGCCGACACGCGGGGTGGACGTCGGCGCTAAGGCCGAGATCTATGCGCTGATCCGACAGCTGGCGGCCGACGGCGCGGCCGTGATGGTGATCTCCTCAGAACTACCGGAAGTCCTGCAAATCAGCGATCGGATCGCGGTGATGGCCGCAGGTCGCATCGCAGGGGTCGTACCCGCAGACGACGCCAGCGAAGAAAGCCTATTGGACCTTGCTTTTGCTGAGAGCGGTAACGCTTCGGAGGCGGCATGAACGCGCGCGCGCTGAAAGTTCTGCGCGACGTGATGCCCTATCTTGGGCTAATCCTGCTGGTCGGTTATTTTTCGCTGTCCTCCGAGTTCTTTTTCAACGCCCGTAATTTCGAACGCCTGGCAACCGACAGCGCGACACTGATGCTGGTCGCTTTTGGCATGACGCTGGTGATCCTAATTGGTGAGATCGATCTCAGCGTCTCGGCTGTCGTCGGTCTGCTCTCTGTGATTCTGGCGCAATTCCTGCTGGCCGGTATGGCATGGCCGCTGGCGATGGCCTTGGTCATCCTGATCTCGGTGGGCATCGGGTCGCTGAACGGTGCCATAACCGTCTACGGCGATATCCCCTCGTTCATCGTCACCCTTGGTATGTTGGCCATTGCGACGGGCCTTGCTTTCGTTTTCACCGGCGCAGTGTCGGTCGCGATCCTTCAGTACGATTTCCTCGATCTGTTCTACTCCGATCAGGTTCTTGGCGTAGCGATCCCGCTGTTCATCGTGGCCATTGCTTTTCTTGCGTGTCTCTTCACGCTTAGTCGGAC
The DNA window shown above is from Hyphomicrobiales bacterium and carries:
- a CDS encoding ABC transporter permease, with the translated sequence MNARALKVLRDVMPYLGLILLVGYFSLSSEFFFNARNFERLATDSATLMLVAFGMTLVILIGEIDLSVSAVVGLLSVILAQFLLAGMAWPLAMALVILISVGIGSLNGAITVYGDIPSFIVTLGMLAIATGLAFVFTGAVSVAILQYDFLDLFYSDQVLGVAIPLFIVAIAFLACLFTLSRTRFGRELFAIGANKEAARLSGVSVKQRKVAVFAIMGLLVGLGAILSAARLGNGAPGSSPTLTLDAIAAVIIGGASLFGGWASVLRTLLGALLIAVLNNGMVLLNVNIDAQYVIKGVIILFAVVLERLASGVRS